In Ascaphus truei isolate aAscTru1 chromosome 2, aAscTru1.hap1, whole genome shotgun sequence, the genomic stretch CACTGTGCCGTGTGATTCTGGAGTATTCCCCCCGGGaccaagggggttcttctataagggtctcttcccacatccctgggaattataggagatggaggcgctgcaacactaagaccacatggaggccaatacctcggaagcctggtcctgttcctccccaataacatcgcgggaagctcaggccctcctgttccaaacaggtatgcaccacccatcaCCATGTAATCTACCCTCACGCACTCTAGATACATCAGTTGAGtctagggggtgggggaaataagggttacatttggaggcgctgctgagatatgtgTCGGGACAGGTCAGGCTTATCGCAAGGCGGAACGggcagagtgagatgcactctccgtgcaggTGCTGGAGGAGGAAGGGTGCAATTGCAAAAgccgggggtagtcaggggtgCGCAGTCTCCCGCACAGTATGCCCTGGGCGCCCTTAGGAGGTAGCGTTACGAGGGGTGGAATAGCTAGAGCTgcccgagtcccttgaggcaggtagcgtgaggcaactgggggggtcatagcggtagccaatccggggaccatggcccagggcccgcgctacgagtggccaaaagtaggagatgcCCATATCGATGGAGTTGCCGGTACCTCGCTATCACTCACAcagacgcaccacagagcacttgcacgtAGACATCGAGAGTACAGtgcataggaggagaggagttccgttgAGCCTGGGGTAGAAGCCACCTCATTTTAGTGGGCAACAGACAGTATGGAGATGCAGAGTTCACATTTGGAGGGAGAACATtgtctaggtacgagatacccgttatacatggagagtagggtacaggcacatttggagggagcatccaagatggcggccatccctacatgtgctctgcggagcAGAAGAGGcgagctaaaatggcggttcccgccaagcctggagcgAGCACGTGAGGATTGCAAAAAGACTGTGCGAAGGTTGTGGtgggaaatgtgcaagagtctggcgacaaacccagattccttgcaggaggagaggagcggcgcgaaagccgagaGTCCACCCACCTGTGCCGTGACTGGTCAAAAAGCCAGGCCACATCACTTTGAAGGAGGGAaagccccgcctctggattccaccagagggaggaggcccaaggagagccaatcaggagagtcctccccagcgaagggagggacaggaagtgagagcgaggagcttCATTTCTTTCTGACAGTCACAGAGAGCAGAGCTGAGCAATTGAACAATCTTGCGAGAACTATGTCAGAGATGAACACTACCGTGGTCCAAGTACTAGGCCGCCTGCTGGTGATCCAGATAGCCGAACAGGAGTACCTGCGGTGCCTGTGCGCCCATTGCGGAGTGCCCGGCGAGGTACccagcaccaaggcccgatgctcCTTGTGTGGTACCTACTACTTCTGGCCTACGGAGCCAGAACCGATGACcgagacccctcggggtgcctctccgggaacgatATCGGAGGTGGTGGAGAGCAGCGAGAGTACGGCCCTGGTTCCCCCTTACAAGCGAGCGGGAAGAACCCAGGCCCAACCGGCTGTCGAGCCGAAAGAACCGTCCAAGGAGAAGAGCGCAACCGctgtggaggtaccggagcacgccagcttcgtacctatacccactggctgTATCGCCGAAGATTCCGGTGACTCCCGAGCGGAGGAGCCGATCCTGATTTCATCCGAAGAAGAGGTTGGTgacccatcggtggcgatgcgcctaccggcgaaccaccccagtggCATCAAGGAGGAGCAGCTGAGCGCGGACCCCGTCCGACCGAGCGTTGGTGCGGCCGAAGGCCCGAAGCAGTCCCACGGccatggtgactcccagtgcggaggAGATGGCGATCGATGCGACCCTCGAGGAGCCTGATCTCATCAagaagcagcggagcggtaaggagagtCCACTACCCCCTTATTCCCTCCAGGAGGAGACCGCAAACCTGGCgaacgagaaggagaggcttgaggcctacttgttcagCAGTACAGTGGCTGCTCTGCcaacgcccatgccggtcctcgacgtacttccggtgcgtgaccacggagcggatggcgATTCTGCGGGCACACCTGATGACATCGTTTCCGGgtccaccggaaagagaaggcTGAGATCATTGTTTTCATCACGGAGTATCGATAcagccattgccctggctaccctacGCAGCCGAGGTCCATCGAGAGAGGCGCGCAGCATGGCGGAGCGTGAGCCAAAGAAAGCGTCCATGGGTCGCGGAATtgcccgcttgctggacactgatCTGGACATTTCCCCAGCCCCAACCCCTAGCtccactgccccggccactgcccctgccccgtcacgagtgataCCACCGGGACCTGCCAGGGATAAGTTgtgtaaataccccaaatactccaaggacttgcagGATGGGGAACTGAGTGATGAGGGATCGgaaggggagataccgtattcgagcgtaatacctgtgcctaaccctgtaccgttttgtcctacagctagagggagagcccgTGGGTCACAtactccagcagaggctgggcctTCCAGACTAGTGGTGCATAAGATGAATCCGACAGTGTATATAAATGccaaggggaggagagattgctcgcgatctactgatgtggGTACGTCCGGTGTGTCATCTCAGGTAGAGTCAGAGATAGAACGCACAAGTCATTCCGCGGAATCTgaacaccgtgacaagtggtgggcacccttatTCACCGgttaccacgaggggatggaccgtacacggttcctGCTTATAAAGAATAATgttgttgatcattggtgggcggctgggtcTTTCACTCaacaggaggtggaggatgagttagaCCATAGGTACAGGGAAATAGAGCAAAAGCTTATTGTACCCCGTGGCCCTAGTATTTTGTATGACGAGATAGCTCCAgaagagcctgtgttttgggtactgccaagcagggtggGTCGCTGGACACTCACCAAATTGAGCAGGgctgacagagccatagtggctagatacCGACAGTCACACGGttatgagtacccttatgtgcctgagcctatcATGCGGGAGATTGAAGAGAACAGAGACAGTTGGTTGAGGGAGGCGGTCCAAGAGTACTTACGAACAAAGTTTGGTAAGGCCGGTTATCACAATGAGGACAAAATTAGCGAGCTAGTGCGCATATGGAGCATAGGgagatgtatctacatgcataGTGTGAGTTATCGACCAGAACATGGGTCAGTTCAGTCGTTTGCTGTAACGGTCACTGATCACAACGGCCGGAAGATAAGGAAGCCAGATCCTAAGCATTATTATTAggttctccatgttaggagtaactGGATTCAGTGTGTGATAATTACTACCTCAAGATGTTATgaccatgtgtgtgtataacctgtgtttgttccccaggttgttcactgcaggatggtactgccaagcgaggtccaagtggggaccattggattccaccatagggagagtgtagccccctgtaaacagcacgggctactaaatcttcctactactgtggtaagccctgttaaTGGCAGGCCCCAGTagaaatcatgggttttcccccttgcaaagccctgcctgctagattaatacaagcctgtctctgctgcagacctgtgcagaggggaggtcttgttgatgtcatgaggggcggggctgaccaaacttagttGCAGTTCCTCTGTGCTCGGGGTCATTCTGTCTACTCCCTGagttgagagaggagagagttatGCTCTGGAGCTCAGGCAGTCTGTCGTGGGAGTCTGGAGtttagagagagagtgtcagctaGGTTCCTGACGAGTAGGGCCTAGGGATATATAGGTGGATCCATGCCTCtcatcctgcttagggggtgagggaagagctagccccacccgtaGCGCCCTTGGTtgtgggtggaggcagggagaaagatACCCGTCCTACCATCCTGAGGCGAACGATCTGGCGGAAGAGGAGGAGGTGTACCGTGTACCTGTATTGCTGTGCTACTACTACTATCCTGCCGagagtgagtacaataaagattcTGTTGCTTTCAACACTGTGCCGTGTGATTCTGGAGTATTCACCCCGGGACAAGGGCGTTCTTCTCTAAGGGTctcttcccacatccctgggaattataggagatagctgcaccactaagaccacatggaggccaatacctcagaagcctggtcctgttcctccccaataacatcgcgggaagctcaggccctcctgctccaaacaggtatgcaccacccatcaCCATGTAATCtaccctcacgcaccctagatacatcagttgagtctagggagggggggggggaataagggttacaacAGGATAACAGTTTGCTGCAAAAGAGAAACTTTTTTCAACGTACATTGAGGACTGAGTCCATTGCCCTTTCATTCACCATTCCACGTCTGAAAAAAGGACTTCACTCGATCGTATCACATATATCCTTTATTCACCTTGATTTTGTATAATCATATTATCTTTGTATATATGCGCCAGGTTTTAATTCCacatttgtatttgtatattgttcaTTTATACATATATGGTAATGTTCACTTAatctaaccatgtatttgtcatcataactccgtgcccaggacctacttgaaaacaagagggaactctcaatgtattacttaagtaataatcctttgaagaacagggcattactggccaataatgccctggctggaagagttgaaggcccgaggcgaagccgagggactttaacccagccagggcattattggccagtaatgccctgttctgaggggattaatactattataggctaaatgtagacttattttttttttttttaatttttcataaaaaatatatatttttttagtcatattgatttttatcagcatgattgtctacattcttatgcttttactgcaagtttattaaaagtaaattgtacatacacacagacccctctatttacacacacactctgcaaccccccctctatatacacaaacacactctgcagtccctacacagtcccccctacacactgtgcagcccccctcctctacacccacaaaacactgcagccctcctccaccctctacactcacaaaacacacacagcggaccccctctacacccacaaacacacaaaacacacaaaacacacacacacacacacacttcagctccctctacacccacaaaacacactgaagacacacacaccaacaaaccaaactgctgccccctctgcatacatacaacacacaccagcagcccccctctacacccactgcagcccccatgtaaacccacacactgcagacacacacacaaaacacactgaacccctcctccacccacaaaacacactgcagcccccttctctgtacctacaaaacacacactgcacacacacacaaatcaacaaaacactctgccacctctacatccacaaaacacaccagcagcccccctctatacccactgcagccccctgtaaacccacacactgcagacacacacacaccaacaagacactgcacacctcctccacccacaaaacacacactgaagacacactgcagctccacttctacaccaacaaaacacacacatagcagacacacaccaacaagactctgctgccccctctacacccacaaaacacacaccaacagaagacacatacactaataaaacaccctgctgccccctttacacccacaaaacagacccacaaacctttcccctcactctcctgtgcggagctctctgcagacagggtgggggaggagtcagtgccttgctggtggcttctgtccaatcacctcccctgtcttaagagcaaatttcactctttgtgaatgaaaacTAAAAGCTGACTGGCTGAAAAACTTGACAGGATGCTAAAAATTAcagggccattactgattggataatgcccggaattttaaccaatcagagagcagggatttcaataatgcctggaatttaccagctttagcccaTAATTAAGTAATCATTCCCGAAGAACAGTGCattcattactggccaataatgccctggctggaagagtcaAAGGCCAGAGGCGAAGCCGAGGAacattaacccagccagggcattattggccagtaatgccctgttctgaggggattattactattataggctaaatgtaggcttttttcatcaataatagacacttttgtatagttatatagatttttttattaaaataaaatggtaaatacatgaaaccacctctatatacgtgtacactgcagctatctatatccacacactgccgccccctctgtgtacacacacacacacacacacacaccatgcagctctacatacgcacacacattcacaacagctctacacacacacacaaactgctgctacacacaaactgctgctgctactcacacatacaacacaaaagcACAGcacagcgcgcacacacacacacacacacacacacacacacacacacacacacacacacacacacacacacacaatgatgctgctactatacccataaacactgttgctgatactgacacacacacacaccacagcagctctacacagcagctctacacacacatagagcagctctacacacacacacacacacacacacacacacacacacacacacacacacacacacacacacacacacactgctgttgcTACACCAATAAACACtgcttctgacacacacacacacacacacacacacacacagaaactgcaaccacaaacaaactgcagacagccacttactttgcagactctctccccaATTCAACCGAATTTGCTCAGTCAATCTCAGTGAGCTCTGTTTCATGAGGGAGGGGAgaagtcaacccgtggctgatacttccacGTCCAGGACATCccatgccctgtctcagagctgttcctgtcttctgaccaatcccctgccctgtctcagagctgttctgaaagctgattggctggaaataaacacattgaaaatatACACAATGCAAGCAGCAAACATCCccggcattactgattggataatgcccggaattgtaaccaatcagagagcagggatttcagtaatgcccggaattttactgctttaacctataattcctggtaaaacatttgagaaATAAATAACTGGAGATGGGTGAATTTGCCTGAATCCGATCCGTGGATTTTCCTGGTCAAATTCCATCTGCGGAATGAAATCCGACATTGGATTATTTCATTGTAAAGCCGCTCGGATTCTTCTAAATCCGTGATTGGgtctcatcctcctcctcctccaatcTCCCTTTTTGTGACTGATCCGTGGAATTCCGTGGGTGGAAGGAACTGGCCAAATTGCGGCGGATTCGAATTCCGGAAAAAACATTTCGCCCATCAATAAGAACTAGTTGTTCAGTCTTAAATATTGCGCAGATCACGTACAAATCAGAGAAAATCCATTTACTAATGTGTCTGCCATTCTCACCGACTGGCGTATAACTGAGTCCTACAGTTACACATGTATGTTTGTGATAAAAGGAAACATCAAAGTACTGTAAATAGATATTTAAATGAAGTCTGATTAGCGGGTGACAGAAAATACATACTGACTATCTTGGGTATCTACTGTATGACTTGTTGTTTATGATCCATATACAAGAACTGAAGATGTAGTGTAATATAGTAAAGTAGGCAGCTAGGAAATGTTTAGGCACCGACTAGTACATACACTAATGAGCCATGATCATCCATTAACAGCCATTCATTTGAATCACTCTTTAGTACAGAGAATGGTTATCGTACTTTGTTGAATAAATCCCTAAGTATCAATTAGTGGCCTTTAATTAAAAGCAGGAGCATCACCTACCTTGAGTTAGCCCCTATGTCAATAGTGGTAGATTAGAGATGTGTGCACCTTATCCTCCCGCAGTGTGCCTCCGAGAGGAACATTTCTACAACCTGTGGCCCCCATTCAAAATGCTGTAACGCTCACTTCCCTCGTGCTAGGGGgagacgctttgcaacgtttaTTTTAACTGCTGCTCTAGGACAGGAGGAGTGCACAACCcgagtcctcaagaccaccccgacaggtcaggctttaaggatatccctgcttcagcacagatggctcagtcaatgagccacctgtgctgaagcagggatatccttaaaacctgacctgttgggaggtcttgacgactggagttgagcccccctgccctaGGGTTTGTGTTAACATAGCTGATTATTCTAACGATATGTACGTTTTGTTTTACAGTATCCAGGATGGCCCTGTTGCTTCCGATCCTGTTGGCGTTATTGGTTTCGGTTCTCGGTGGTCTTTACCTCCTAGGAATGTTTCGTAAGAGAGGATCAACCGAGCCTCCTCTGGACAAAGGTATCATCCCGTGGCTGGGGTACGCTTTACATTTCAGAAAAAACACGGCAACCTTTTTGCAGACGATGCAGAAAAAACACGGAGACATTTTCACCGTTCAGATTGCAGGTTACTATTTCACTTTTGTAATGGACCCTCTCTCTTTTGGGCCCATCGTGAAGGAAGCCAGGGCAAgattggactttgaaaaatttgcTCAGGAATTGGTGGCCAGAGTATTCGGCTACCATTCCGGTGTCAATGACCACAAGATGCTCGAAAAATCAAGCACGAAACATCTCATGGGCGATGGTCTCGTACTCATGACCCAGGCTATGATGGAGAACCTGCAGAACCTGATGCTTCATGACGTCGGctctggagagggggagaagaaatgGCAACAGGATGGGCTTTTTAACTACAGCTACAACGTTGTCTTCAGAGCTGGGTACCTGGCATTATTTGGGAACGAGCCagctaaaaaaaaagataatgaaGAAAAGGCCAAGCAGCACGACCGTGAGCACTCTGAAGAGTTATTTCACGAGTTCAGAAAGTATGACCGCTTGTTCCCACGCCTGGCCTATGCGGTTCTCCCTCCAAAAGAAAAGTTGGAAGCAGAAAGATTAAAGAGGTTGTTCTGGAATATGTTGTCTATAAAGAATACCATGCAGAAGGAAAATATCAGTGGGTGGATCTCTGACCAATATCAGCACAGAGCAGAATACGGGATGCCAGAATACATGCAAGACAGATTCATGTTTCTGCTTCTGTGGGCTTCTCAAGGTAACACAGGGCCTGCTTGCTTCTGGCTTCTCCTTTACTTAATGAAGCACCCTGAAGCTATGGAGGCAGTGTGTGACGAAGTACAGAAGGTTATTAAAGAAACTGGACAAGAAGTCAAGCCTAAAGGCCCACTTCTTAACCTCACCAGAGATATGCTCTTGAAGACACCTGTTCTTGACAGCGCGGTGGAAGAGACCCTACGGCTGACAGCTGCTCCGGTTCTGATCCGAGCAGTGAAAGAGAACTTGAATATCAAGATGGCAAATGGGGAGGAATATGCCATCCGGAAAGGAGACAGAGTTGCGCTTTTCCCTTACATAGCTGTGCAAATGGATCCGGAAGTTCACCCAGATCCTGAGCAGTTCAAGTACAACCGCTTCTTAAACCCAGACGGCACCAAAAAAACAGAATTCTTTAAGAATGGGAAGAAGTTGAAATATTTCACAATGCCTTGGGGAGCTGGGACCACAATTTGTCCCGGTCGCTTCTTTGCTATAAATGAACTGAAACAGTTTGTGTTCTTGATGTTAACATATTTTGAGTTTGATCTTGTTAACCCAAAAGAGGAGATTCCAAGCATTGATCCGAACCGTTGGGGGTTTGGATCAATGCAGCCTACTCATGACATCCAGTTTAAGTACCGGCTGCGTTATTAgctgaaaaaaaacaacaacttattTTTGGTATCTGTTTGGAAGGTGTTTAGATCATTTTTGATAAACATTGAATACATAGGTTTAATACATGATCGAAAATCATATAGGTCTCTTCAAATTCAGCAGGAAATACAGTACACGCAAAGAAATGAAATACCGGTGAGAAAACAATCAGGCAATTGCAGAAGAACGTTATTTTTCCTTAAAGAGATTAGTTTAAGACTAGCACTGTCCCTGCACGTGTGTGAAATGTCATATAAGCGAACCAAGGGAACTGACTTTCAGATGAACACTCTGTACTTAGTAGTTTAAGATTGTAAGAAACTTCCAAAGCATTTGGTCATCAATTTTGTCGTAAAAGTGATGTACACAAGAGTAACAAATTCATGCATCTTGGTGGGCGCCAATGTATAGAACCGATTTTGACATTTTGTGCGTCAACTTTTTTTCACCAAGAAAAAATGGCAGATGGGCGTGGAGCTAGATATTGTCGGATGTGCACATATGAtatgaataaaaaaaagttgCACGCATGCGCCACGTTTGGGCGCCAGAAATTCGGCAAAATTGACGGTCACCTTTTTCTTGGCACAAGACATAAATTCAAGTGACTAAAAACAATTCCTAATGCATTCCTATGTATACACATGATGCACACAACACAAAGAATAAGAAAACGTGCCAATGCAAGAACAGAATAATGACATACCAACA encodes the following:
- the CYP8B1 gene encoding 7-alpha-hydroxycholest-4-en-3-one 12-alpha-hydroxylase; amino-acid sequence: MALLLPILLALLVSVLGGLYLLGMFRKRGSTEPPLDKGIIPWLGYALHFRKNTATFLQTMQKKHGDIFTVQIAGYYFTFVMDPLSFGPIVKEARARLDFEKFAQELVARVFGYHSGVNDHKMLEKSSTKHLMGDGLVLMTQAMMENLQNLMLHDVGSGEGEKKWQQDGLFNYSYNVVFRAGYLALFGNEPAKKKDNEEKAKQHDREHSEELFHEFRKYDRLFPRLAYAVLPPKEKLEAERLKRLFWNMLSIKNTMQKENISGWISDQYQHRAEYGMPEYMQDRFMFLLLWASQGNTGPACFWLLLYLMKHPEAMEAVCDEVQKVIKETGQEVKPKGPLLNLTRDMLLKTPVLDSAVEETLRLTAAPVLIRAVKENLNIKMANGEEYAIRKGDRVALFPYIAVQMDPEVHPDPEQFKYNRFLNPDGTKKTEFFKNGKKLKYFTMPWGAGTTICPGRFFAINELKQFVFLMLTYFEFDLVNPKEEIPSIDPNRWGFGSMQPTHDIQFKYRLRY
- the LOC142487914 gene encoding uncharacterized protein LOC142487914, yielding MSEMNTTVVQVLGRLLVIQIAEQEYLRCLCAHCGVPGEVPSTKARCSLCGTYYFWPTEPEPMTETPRGASPGTISEVVESSESTALVPPYKRAGRTQAQPAVEPKEPSKEKSATAVEVPEHASFVPIPTGCIAEDSGDSRAEEPILISSEEEVGDPSVAMRLPANHPSGIKEEQLSADPVRPSVGAAEGPKQSHGHGDSQCGGDGDRCDPRGA